One Glycine soja cultivar W05 chromosome 7, ASM419377v2, whole genome shotgun sequence genomic window, TTTTCTTAAGCAATATCCAAGGAAAGAATACAGACAAAATTGGAAAttcaaaagggaaaaaaaaattaatactaacAAGCGGGCTGCCACCAAAAGCCGCAGAATTTGAAGCAATAACCAAGCTTGAAGTTAGCCGCCACAAGAAGCTACACAAAGTTGATATAAGCGAAGAAACATCAGAGAAAACGGGCATTTACTCCTATTAAGCGGCTCCCTTCTGTTTCAAAGTTATCTTATCCCCAAGACTGAGGGCAATTCCCTGAGTTTTACTTCTTATTCTGATGTATCCACTCAACTTACCATCTGATTGCTTTTCAATGCTCACATTCACCAAAGCATCTTCCCCAAAAACACTCTTAGCATAAAGGTTTGCAGCAAGGAATCCACAATCCCCTTCCAATGCCGATCTAAACAAACAACAACCAAAACCCCATAAAATCAAGATATAACAATGTTTTATGTCCATACATTAATGATTAGTAAGTAACATGAAATGTTGAAAtaatattctcttttatttctacAATTTATTAGAATGATGTTTCATGTgacaaaaaacaataacaagCAAAGTTAAGACtcagaagtgaagaagcagacAAGTGGTGCAACAAAATGAAGATGCAGACAAGACCAgcatttgaaaaaacttttcctGTCTCAAACTATCAAATGCCACAAACActatttttataagatattttatttataaaatttaaaaaacatttttcttagaAAAGCAAAAGCAAACAGGTCTTTAAATCCATGTAGTAGATGCTCAGAAACACACATGCAATAACTGCCAGAAATTTGCATGTTTGGGTGTGCTACAGAGAATTTCTTGTGTAAAATTAGCGTCCACAACAGAACCTGAGCAGAGACAGATAACTTACGGTGGAGTCAGGCACTTCATATTTGTAGACTTGATAATGTGGTTCAGGAAGTCCCTCTCATCTTGTAATACTGTATTTACGGCAacctaaaacataaaaatcattttaataaacGAATCAGAGATATCAGCCAGTTAATGCAGAAATGTATTGCCTGACTCAAGAATCCCTATCACAGTTGTGCTTCTGTGATAACTTCACCAATGCACGGATGTGCCAATTTTGGCAtcatatcaatatatatatccaGAAACATGAATGATATGGGTGCAGCAATAATGCACGATTATTGGTGTTTTCTCTGATGCATTTTAGCAGGATATGGTTTGACCCAAGACAACACAAAGCCAATCCTGCATTCACACAGATGATACCAGCCTGTGCAGAAAACTCCCAAAATTACAGTGAGCATTGCTCAAATCTGTGTGATTTAGTCATTGTGGGATAAATTGCATAACTGTTATCCCAAGTACGCCACAAAATGACCATCCCCCAGTCAGGTCAAGACATATCCAAATTGGATATTTCCAACCATATGAAAACTCACCTATTTTTTACTTCCTACTTACAAATTTTAGGCAGCTTCTGAAACTTCCTTCTACATCTCCTTTTGTTTAGACAGTTACAGTTTGTTAGCCTGCTTTAATgtgtttcttttaatattttgtttttattaagactttcttgtaaatttgttttttagatacaatattttatttttcaaacttcGACTTCCGATATCCTTGCACTTCAGCAAGTCTGTCTTTGAGAAAATAGTTTTATGGTGTTATTAAGTAGATATGTTTCACTACAGCTTGAAGTTATTATGATACcagatatattttattaatataatataccctgtcatatcaatatcaatttAGACTAAGTTTAATAAATTATCCTTATCATACAGTGGGACATTCAACATAGGTGATAATCCAAAGAGCAGAATCACAAGTTATAGCTACCATACAAGCTAAGAAACTATAGAAGATTCAATGTATGGTGCCTaactaaaatgaaatgaaaatcctCCCAGATCTATCTCCCCATTCGCACCCAAAGAGAGATGTACAGTAGAACCAACAGCATATAAAGTACTTCATTTGTTATCAGTTACCACTTCTCACTTCTCTGGCTAATTCATATTAATATGGAACATAATGAAAAGGTCAAACATCCGtttgagaaaataatataactaCTCTGCATGTTAACATTTCAGAACAGTGACAGGATGGGGGATCAAATCTAGACATTCTTACAAAGTAACCAAATTCTTCACCAACACCTAGGAGCGATATCAATTGTGGCATATATCCCTATTAAGTACCATCTTATTATTACCAAGGTAGTAAGCCATCTTTCATAAGTTAATAAAGAACGTTAACCTAATTACAACAACATCAATAACCATGAAATGTGTTACTATAAATACATGAACTTCAAAGCCAAAATAGCATTATGTCAACCATCAAGATATCAATGCATATATTGGAGACAAAATgctattaaaaaacaaattccaAATCATAACTTTTATGAGCTCATAGTTAATAAAAACACCAAGGGCTCATTAAAAGAGCACACCATAACTCTAAATGCTAAAGtaactaataaaaatttgtcccgtaatttttttaatgaaagtgGAGTTGCTTTGAGCAAGAAAAGATAGCAccatatttttttaccttttgattaAAAACATAGCCAATGGGAGAAAGAGGAAAGAGACATACCTTGTTTTCCCACTCAAACTCAGCCCACATAGTTCTGAATGCCACATCGGCACAAGATGCAGGAGAAATGTAGTCCATGATGTCAATATGGATATCATTTAGAACAATAACTGTTCTCTCAAGAACATTAGAAGATGTCTCATAGACTATGTTACCAAATATAACTCCTGTTTCAGTTGATGAAACCTTAATGTTGGCTTTAATTTGTTTGCTTGATTCTGGAGCAAGCGTATAGTTTTGTGGACGCTCAACAAGTTTGAGATCACCCATGGTTGCTAACTCCAAACATAAATTCTGAAGAGTTTCCTTGGTTCGGTTGATGACAGTAACATCAAGGACAATGTCATAGTGATGCACTGTGACATATGCTTCAGCATAAACAGGATCACTGAATCCAGTGAGCTGAAGAATGCGATTGAGCTTATTTGCATCATCTGCATCCTTTGTAAACTCCCCAGTAGCACGTTTGAGATCGTCTTGAACCTCATCTTCCAGCTCAAGTTGGCTCATACCCTGAAGAATTCAGAAGAAAAGAATCCACATATTGACCATTAGAAGAAACACCAGAAGAGCTAGTGTACTTAAACAGATGCtgattgttacaaaatttataagCCACTGGCAGGAATTACACACATGAACCATTTTAACATCATAATTCAAGCAATACATGTAAATACAACAAAGTTCACATCATGCAAAAAGAAGAACTTGagaaatataatcaaacaaCAATTCAGTTATACCCTCACAAAAAGAGTATATAAATTCAGTTATCATACCTTCCTGCTCTTCAGATGGTAAAAATCAATAAGATCATCAGGCTGTGCATTAGAAATTTGAGCCTTAGCTTTAATCTCCTCAGTCTCACGACGCTGCTTATCTGCAAGCATTTTCACAAAGCTCTGTCTGCAAGATTGCAGCCATATCTTCCTTATTTCATCACCAGTATTGCACAACAATCTAATGCAGAGGACAATCCTGTCATAAGAATCATTATCAATTGGATGTGGAAGAATTGAAGATTGACCCAGCTGCAGCATTGAAACAATGATCAACAAGGCCTGTGTAGTTGCCTTGTTAACTTCGGCTTTTGAAGTCTGAACCTCTTCCAACCTTAACACAAGTTTTGTCAGTGTACATGCAACTACAGCCCCAAGAAAGAAATCACCTGAAAGAATGAGTGATCTCAAGTTCCCAATTGAGGACAGAGAACCCTGTACAAGGGTGGGTGGTGACATGGCAGTTTCCAGAGCAGCACTCTGGGTGGCATAGGTCCCATCTGCAAGAATAGCAGGCCTCCTAGAAGACACAGTGGTTGAGTTCACCTGCTGTATGGGTTTCGATGCCTCCTGACCGTCTCCTTCCTCAGTAACAGTATAAAACGGGAGGTCACCAAGACACTGCTTAATGGTTGCAATGCCACTCTCAACCTCCGAAAGTGACAGGCAATACTCACCAATTATCCAGAGCGCACATGAGCACACCCTCGCAGCACGGATTTGGTAGAAAGTATCCAAAAGCCTGGTGATGATAGAAATCCGCAACTTGGGGTTGGTCTCGATGATCTCGCGCACAAAAACAACCACATCCATGGCAGAAGCCACATTGGTATCCCCCAAGAAGTCCATCAACAGATGCACGACAGTGCTAGCCACCTCCGGGAACTTAATGGCACAAGTATGAATAGCCTGCACCAGCATCTGCCTGTACTCCCCATTCTTCTCATGCTCCCCACTCTGAGTTTTGACAACCTCTTTCTTGAGCATCATAACAACCTCATCAATGTTCCTGGGAGTTATGAGCTCGAGAGCAATATCAAGAGTCTTCCGCCTAATATCATGATTGGGAGTGGAAAGTGCCCGAAGGACATCCATGACCATCTCCACCATGATTTCCCTACTGGAAGTCTTGAGCTCATTCAAACGATCAAGCACAATGAGTTTAACATTGTTATCACTCTGAGAAAGTAAAAGCTGACAGTAAGTACTAGCAGCAGCCCTAATGGCAGTGGGTGCAGAAGAGAGTGACACAAGGGTGCTAGCACATTCATAAATAACAGCAGTGGAAGGAGCATTCAAAAGGGATATAATGATCTTAATGTACTTCCCCTTCTCCCCCTTATTGCTCCTACAAACCTTCCTAATCAGCTCCAACACCACCATCTGAAGCTGTTCACCCCAGTCAATAATTCTATCGATATTCGTAAACAGATAATTGATGGCGCGATCCTGCGCGCAAGAAAAGAGCATAAGAAAGGCATTGCGCTTACTAGAAGGATCCTGCTCGGTGGACAAGAACTTGTCCACGATCTCCGGCGCGCTGTCGAGGAGCTGCTCACCCTGGGGGAGCTTGTAGACGGACATGACGGCGAGGACGGCGTTGCGGCGAACGAAGGGGTGGCGGTGTTCGAGGTTGGCGAGAATGGAGGGAATGAGAGGCTCGATGATCTCGGACTCGTTGAGGCGGCAGAGGAAACGGAGAGTGACGCCGCGGATGTACTCGTTGGGGTGCTGGAGGTTGTTACGGAGGTTCTGGCAGATGAGGATCATCTCAGGGAGGACCTTGCCGCGCGAATCGGTCTTGTCGATGATCTCGAGATAGAGGAGGAGGAGCTTCTGGATGGTGTGGTCCTCGGAGGGGAGCACGTAGCGGATAATGGTGATGAAGAGCTGCGGAATGGTCTCGCCGTTCAGGAGGATCATGATGGCCTTCTTGAGCGCGTCGATCTTCGCAGCGACGTCGTTTCCTTCCAGGGCCTCCTTGATCTCATTGGCCAGCGCCGGCGTGCCCTTGTCGAAGTGGACCACCAGAGTGCACGACTTCTCCATCTCTGAGACCAGATCTGATCTTGCCAATTCTGAATCACACACAAGCAGAAGCAGATCTCTGGGATCTGAGTAGAACACCAAAACAATATCCTTGctgaatttcagtttttaacaCCATCCGTTCCACTTCC contains:
- the LOC114417891 gene encoding coatomer subunit beta-1-like encodes the protein MEKSCTLVVHFDKGTPALANEIKEALEGNDVAAKIDALKKAIMILLNGETIPQLFITIIRYVLPSEDHTIQKLLLLYLEIIDKTDSRGKVLPEMILICQNLRNNLQHPNEYIRGVTLRFLCRLNESEIIEPLIPSILANLEHRHPFVRRNAVLAVMSVYKLPQGEQLLDSAPEIVDKFLSTEQDPSSKRNAFLMLFSCAQDRAINYLFTNIDRIIDWGEQLQMVVLELIRKVCRSNKGEKGKYIKIIISLLNAPSTAVIYECASTLVSLSSAPTAIRAAASTYCQLLLSQSDNNVKLIVLDRLNELKTSSREIMVEMVMDVLRALSTPNHDIRRKTLDIALELITPRNIDEVVMMLKKEVVKTQSGEHEKNGEYRQMLVQAIHTCAIKFPEVASTVVHLLMDFLGDTNVASAMDVVVFVREIIETNPKLRISIITRLLDTFYQIRAARVCSCALWIIGEYCLSLSEVESGIATIKQCLGDLPFYTVTEEGDGQEASKPIQQVNSTTVSSRRPAILADGTYATQSAALETAMSPPTLVQGSLSSIGNLRSLILSGDFFLGAVVACTLTKLVLRLEEVQTSKAEVNKATTQALLIIVSMLQLGQSSILPHPIDNDSYDRIVLCIRLLCNTGDEIRKIWLQSCRQSFVKMLADKQRRETEEIKAKAQISNAQPDDLIDFYHLKSRKGMSQLELEDEVQDDLKRATGEFTKDADDANKLNRILQLTGFSDPVYAEAYVTVHHYDIVLDVTVINRTKETLQNLCLELATMGDLKLVERPQNYTLAPESSKQIKANIKVSSTETGVIFGNIVYETSSNVLERTVIVLNDIHIDIMDYISPASCADVAFRTMWAEFEWENKVAVNTVLQDERDFLNHIIKSTNMKCLTPPSALEGDCGFLAANLYAKSVFGEDALVNVSIEKQSDGKLSGYIRIRSKTQGIALSLGDKITLKQKGAA